AAAATAAAAAATTAAAATAGAATGATTTGATAGGGTGTTAACCATGGTAATTAAGGTAGCAATTATAGAAGACTCGAAAGCGTATGTAAGTGAAATGGCACAATATTTAAAAGAACATGATATTGAGGTTGTTAATATTGGATACAACGGTAAAGAAGCACTTGATATTATAAATGGAGAAGCTTTCGATGTTCTTCTGTTAGACTTAATTTTGCCACATATAGATGGTATGACTTTGCTCAAAAAATATATAAAACCGAACAAGCAATATAAAGTTATATGTATGAGCGCATTTGTAAGTGATGATGTGTTAAAAGAATCTGTATCATTAGGTGTAGATTACTTTTTAATAAAACCTGTTGAATTTGATGTCTTGTTGAACACGATTCAGCGAATACTAGATACTGACGATTCGAATATATTGGAGATAGATGCATTAGATCTATTGTTGGAAAAAATCGGTTTTTCATATAATTTGAACGGTTATAAATATATCAAGTATGGCGTCCATTTAATGCTGAAACATACTCATAAAATGCAATTAACTAAAGAACTATATCCACTTATATCTGAATATTACGGTATTCAAGCTAATAATGTAGAACGTTCAATAAGACATGCTATTAAATTAGCGTGGGAAAAAGAACTGAAATCTTATTG
This portion of the Mammaliicoccus vitulinus genome encodes:
- a CDS encoding sporulation initiation factor Spo0A C-terminal domain-containing protein; the protein is MVIKVAIIEDSKAYVSEMAQYLKEHDIEVVNIGYNGKEALDIINGEAFDVLLLDLILPHIDGMTLLKKYIKPNKQYKVICMSAFVSDDVLKESVSLGVDYFLIKPVEFDVLLNTIQRILDTDDSNILEIDALDLLLEKIGFSYNLNGYKYIKYGVHLMLKHTHKMQLTKELYPLISEYYGIQANNVERSIRHAIKLAWEKELKSYWYNSEKSYVRPTNGEFITHLYHKYREILKEKRGWDINIPD